The Colias croceus chromosome 21, ilColCroc2.1 genome window below encodes:
- the LOC123701269 gene encoding probable GPI-anchored adhesin-like protein PGA18 — translation MADRLHKTQEDCTRRGLFYSRCEVCSPSPSLASSPSPPQASSPSLTQASSPSSTQASSPSPPQASSPSSTQASSPSPTQASSPTSTDNLAILNPGILAILNPGNLAILNPGILAIITPGIIAILNTGILAILNPGNLAIPNPGNLAILNPGILAIITPGIIAILNSGILAILDPGILAILNPGNLAILNPDNLAIPNPGIIAILNPGNLAILNPSNLAILNPGILAIPIPGTLAIPT, via the coding sequence ATGGCAGACAGACTCCACAAGACGCAGGAAGACTGCACGCGCCGCGGCCTATTTTATTCACGGTGCGAAGTGTGCTCGCCATCCCCGTCTCTGGCATCCTCGCCATCCCCACCCCAGGCATCATCGCCATCCTTAACCCAGGCATCATCGCCATCCTCAACCCAGGCATCCTCGCCATCCCCACCCCAGGCATCATCGCCATCCTCAACCCAGGCATCCTCGCCATCTCCAACCCAGGCATCCTCGCCAACCTCAACAGACAACCTCGCCATCCTCAACCCAGGCATCCTCGCCATCCTCAACCCAGGTAACCTCGCCATCCTTAACCCAGGCATCCTCGCCATCATCACCCCAGGCATCATCGCCATCCTTAACACAGGCATCCTCGCCATCCTCAACCCAGGCAACCTCGCCATCCCCAACCCAGGCAACCTCGCCATCCTCAACCCAGGCATCCTCGCCATCATCACCCCAGGCATCATCGCCATCCTTAACTCAGGCATCCTCGCCATCCTCGACCCAGGCATCCTCGCCATCCTCAACCCAGGCAACCTCGCCATCCTCAACCCAGACAACCTGGCCATCCCCAACCCAGGCATCATCGCCATCCTCAACCCAGGCAACCTCGCCATCCTCAACCCAAGCAACCTCGCCATCCTCAACCCAGGCATCCTTGCCATCCCAATCCCCGGCACCCTTGCCATCCCTACGTAA